One genomic region from Phragmites australis chromosome 1, lpPhrAust1.1, whole genome shotgun sequence encodes:
- the LOC133915635 gene encoding uncharacterized protein LOC133915635 gives MLEPQRMLRDASGEPPAAVTEPLLAHPPQPEPSPAVGVSPEITDEEIEAASAAFRRICLESESEPGDELISPCMCKGTQQFVHRSCLDHWRSVKEGTAFSHCTTCKARFHLRIEFLEDDMCRRMKFRLFVARDVLLVFLAIQAAIAAIGGMAYLLDKDGKFRNSFADDWDQFLSKHPVPFYYCVGVMVFFVLVGFFGLIVHCSSFNNNDPCLAGCRNCCYGWGILDCFPASMEACFAFVVIFVIIFAILGIAYGFFAATVAIQRIWQRHYHILTKKELTKEYVVEDLQGGYTPPKMDPEHEQRLKMLQLM, from the exons ATGCTCGAGCCGCAGCGCATGCTCCGCGACGCCAGCGGCGAGCCCCCCGCCGCCGTGACCGAACCGCTCCTCGCGCACCCGCCGCAGCCCGAGCCCTCGCCGGCGGTAGGGGTCTCGCCGGAGATAACGGACGAGGAGATCgaggccgcctccgccgccttccgCCGCATCTGCCTCGAGTCCGAGTCCGAGCCTG GTGATGAGCTGATATCTCCCTGTATGTGCAAGGGGACGCAGCAGTTCGTGCACCGCTCCTGCTTAGACCATTGGAGATCTGTTAAG GAAGGAACTGCCTTTTCACACTGCACAACATGCAAGGCGCGATTCCATCTGCGGATTGAATTTCTGGAGGACGACATGTGTCGTAGAATGAAGTTCCGATTGTTTGTTGCTAGAGATGTCCTCCTTGTATTCCTTGCTATACAAGCT GCCATCGCTGCCATAGGTGGTATGGCATATTTGTTGGATAAAGATGGAAAATTCAGAAATAGCTTTGCTGATGATTGGGATCAGTTTCTGTCAAAGCATCCGGTTCCCTTTTATTACTGTGTTG GTGTGATGGTGTTCTTTGTACTGGTTGGATTTTTTGGGCTAATAGTACACTGTTCGTCTTTCAACAATAATGATCCGTGCTTGGCTGGATGCCGTAATTGTTGCTATGGGTGGGGTATACTGGACTGCTTCCCAGCTTCAATGGAAGCttgttttgcttttgttgtcATCTTTGTTATTATTTTTGCCATCCTTGGAATTGCATATGGCTTCTTTGCTGCAACTGTGGCCATCCAGAGGATCTGGCAGCGGCACTATCACATACTCACCAAGAAGGAGCTGACAAAG GAATATGTCGTGGAGGATCTTCAAGGTGGTTACACACCGCCAAAGATGGATCCAGAGCACGAGCAGCGTCTGAAGATGTTGCAGCTCATGTAG